The following proteins are co-located in the Silene latifolia isolate original U9 population chromosome 1, ASM4854445v1, whole genome shotgun sequence genome:
- the LOC141642624 gene encoding F-box/FBD/LRR-repeat protein At5g22660-like, with protein sequence MGRTKRNNRRSRNQRVDRLSSLPDDILIVIISLLPLQLAITTGTLSRRWRGLWTNTTSIDITFRESNNSRNIDMNDTIRQIINSRFIHSFSIEFLESCNLDFWARRMNIIIRKVCYRNVHQLKLTWCNAECSNVHTLPRVIFQTQSLVSIELGSKGASYFSGDWLFPDDCDAINLPNLKNLTVHFLWRFQWIEKLVKACPSLRKLSLNCWASKDIDDDNDNDNDHGYDYDYDDDDFDYKDRDYESLQSWAFVIYAPNLEYLSISAPKSMIFSFEEEPIMLREMKIEFTDLYQAELDKDKLSKFYRAISNIRFLTLDISAVDDLCTVFRNVTRLTFNMKLSRSLDTLLSVLEMCPVLDVLNLKFWGVDNKEQPFYRNPSNLSTSRQVLARIKLINVEIDNWGTYCKPAKSFSRLIVQLLRSTCDLEHFNLSVNADCQESSGSNVMLNQEHELNLCEKLYRCQTISRCDVEFKGRFLKMSRKDGPKVTTADGKVIYFLRSRKGFINKEQ encoded by the coding sequence ATGGGAAGGACGAAGAGGAACAATAGAAGAAGTAGAAATCAAAGAGTCGACAGGCTGAGTTCTCTCCCCGACGACATTCTTATCGTAATTATCTCCCTTCTTCCTCTCCAATTAGCCATCACTACCGGGACATTATCCCGTCGATGGCGTGGTCTCTGGACTAACACAACCTCTATTGACATCACCTTCCGTGAATCTAATAACTCACGTAACATTGATATGAATGATACCATTAGACAAATAATTAACTCACGGTTCATCCATAGCTTCAGTATCGAATTTCTTGAATCCTGTAATCTCGACTTTTGGGCACGTCGCATGAATATCATAATTCGCAAAGTTTGTTACCGGAACGTCCATCAACTGAAGTTAACTTGGTGTAATGCTGAATGTTCGAATGTGCATACGTTACCAAGAGTTATTTTCCAAACGCAGTCGCTAGTGTCGATTGAATTGGGCTCTAAAGGTGCCTCGTATTTTTCGGGTGATTGGTTATTCCCTGATGATTGTGATGCCATCAATCTTCCTAATTTGAAGAACTTAACCGTTCACTTTCTTTGGCGGTTTCAATGGATAGAAAAATTAGTTAAGGCTTGTCCGTCGCTCAGAAAACTGTCTTTAAATTGCTGGGCTAGCAAGGATATCGATGATgacaatgacaatgacaatgaCCATGGCTATGACTATGACTATGACGACGATGACTTCGACTATAAGGACCGTGACTATGAGTCTTTGCAAAGCTGGGCATTTGTGATTTATGCTCCAAATTTAGAATACTTGTCTATTTCTGCTCCAAAATCAATGATTTTTTCCTTTGAGGAAGAACCAATTATGCTGCGCGAAATGAAAATCGAATTTACTGATCTTTACCAAGCTGAATTAGATAAAGATAAATTGTCTAAATTTTATAGGGCGATTTCTAATATAAGGTTCCTTACCCTTGATATTTCTGCAGTAGATGATTTATGTACGGTGTTTCGCAATGTTACACGGCTCACTTTTAATATGAAACTGAGCCGTAGTTTAGATACTTTGTTGTCGGTGTTAGAGATGTGTCCTGTACTAGACGTATTGAACCTGAAATTTTGGGGTGTCGATAATAAGGAGCAGCCGTTCTACAGAAACCCTAGCAACTTAAGCACCTCACGACAAGTACTCGCAAGGATAAAGTTGATAAATGTGGAAATCGATAACTGGGGAACTTATTGCAAGCCCGCGAAATCTTTCTCACGGCTTATAGTGCAATTGTTAAGAAGCACTTGCGATTTGGAGCACTTCAATCTTAGTGTAAATGCTGATTGTCAAGAGTCGTCAGGGAGTAATGTGATGCTTAATCAAGAACACGAGTTAAATTTATGCGAGAAACTGTATCGTTGTCAAACAATATCCCGTTGTGATGTTGAATTTAAGGGGAGATTTCTCAAGATGTCTCGAAAAGATGGTCCCAAAGTTACGACTGCAGACGGCAAAGTTATTTATTTCCTTCGTTCACGAAAAGGTTTCATTAATAAAGAACAATGA
- the LOC141642630 gene encoding inorganic pyrophosphatase 2-like: protein MEGIIVIFDFDKTIIDVDSDNWVVDELGFTELFNLLLPTMPWNTLMDTMMKEIHAQGYTIDRISEVLTRVPIHPRVVAAIKTAHAMGCDLRVVSDANTFFIDTVLSHLGVQDYFSEIHTNPSYVDEQGRLRIIPHHQDFVKSSHGCCYPCPPNMCKGEVIKRILLEEANKKTIIYLGDGCGDYCPSLKLRDYDHVMPRKNFPAWDLIKGNQSLVRAKIHEWSDGAELEQVLLSTIQDINLSQFLNVDFGDRTLARGDDLLKTLPTGLDLATPLLVGGRR, encoded by the coding sequence ATGGAgggtattattgttattttcgaCTTCGATAAAACGATTATCGATGTTGATAGTGATAATTGGGTGGTCGATGAGTTAGGTTTTACGGAGCTCTTCAATTTACTCCTTCCGACCATGCCATGGAACACACTTATGGATACAATGATGAAAGAAATACATGCACAAGGATACACTATTGATCGAATTTCTGAGGTTTTAACAAGGGTTCCGATTCATCCTCGTGTTGTGGCAGCCATCAAAACCGCGCATGCTATGGGATGTGATTTGAGGGTTGTGAGCGATGCAAATACTTTCTTTATTGACACGGTATTGAGTCATCTTGGGGTACAAGATTATTTCTCGGAAATTCATACAAATCCGAGTTATGTGGATGAACAAGGGAGATTAAGGATAATTCCGCATCACCAAGATTTCGTCAAGTCTTCTCATGGATGTTGTTATCCATGCCCTCCAAACATGTGCAAGGGAGAAGTGATAAAAAGGATACTACTCGAGGAAGCAAACAAGAAGACGATCATCTATTTAGGAGACGGGTGTGGAGATTATTGTCCTTCCTTAAAATTAAGGGATTATGATCATGTCATGCCAAGGAAGAACTTCCCGGCTTGGGATTTAATAAAGGGAAATCAGAGTCTAGTCAGAGCCAAGATCCATGAATGGAGCGATGGGGCCGAGCTTGAGCAAGTCCTACTATCTACAATCCAAGACATCAACTTGTCTCAATTCCTCAATGTTGATTTTGGGGATCGAACATTGGCAAGAGGTGATGATTTATTGAAGACGCTACCTACCGGATTAGATTTAGCCACTCCACTTCTTGTTGGAGGCAGaaggtga
- the LOC141642639 gene encoding F-box/LRR-repeat protein At1g55660-like, translating to MAAEEKAMKRRRANNNLQSVKQTNDRLSSLHDDILILIISCLPLRSAVITGSLSRRWRGLWKNLSSIIITDCMSDYKFVVSDIFLNVMMQIKSLSIHRFHLELRGNVSHTDWQPPGYSWLRRICDWNIRELKLTWPYSYLNSNVMLPGFIFQTRSLVSIDLDSLDIPYRIRSNQSTQFEEAKRSFQ from the coding sequence ATGGCCGCCGAAGAAAAGGCCATGAAGAGACGAAGGGCAAATAACAACTTGCAAAGCGTAAAACAAACAAATGACCGGCTGAGTTCGCTCCATGACGATATACTTATCTTGATTATCTCCTGTCTTCCTCTTCGATCAGCCGTTATCACCGGATCATTATCCCGTCGATGGCGTGGACTATGGAAGAACTTATCCTCCATTATCATAACCGACTGTATGTCCGATTATAAGTTTGTAGTCTCTGATATTTTCCTTAACGTCATGATGCAAATTAAGTCCCTTTCAATCCATCGTTTCCATCTCGAATTAAGGGGCAATGTTTCACACACTGATTGGCAGCCTCCTGGATATTCTTGGCTTCGTCGTATTTGTGACTGGAATATCCGTGAACTCAAGTTAACGTGGCCTTATTCTTATCTCAATTCTAATGTTATGTTGCCCGGTTTTATTTTTCAAACGCGGTCATTGGTATCAATCGATTTGGACTCACTGGATATTCCCTATCGGATCCGATCCAATCAATCTACCCAATTTGAAGAAGCTAAGCGTTCATTTCAGTAA